A part of Nesterenkonia lutea genomic DNA contains:
- a CDS encoding EamA family transporter gives MPMRHTLLALLVALLWGINFLAIRLSLDQFPPLFLVGLRFLLLALPALLFVPWPKVPVKHLLGYGLGFGTLQFFGLYLGMAAGFPTGLASLVLQASAPFTVLLGALLLKEQITARRAIGVGVAVAGLALVGLSRGSVDGWTPFLLVLLGAFGWALGNLASRKAQTDKPMALVMWMAVVPPVPMFAVAFLVEGPEEIWTSLSSSLSAAALPAWAGLAYTVVVGTVLGSGIWVWLMRRHPAGVVAPFSMLVPVVGILTAWLVLGEVPTWLELGGGVLVVGGVIFASRRGAPSPTTTGPAPSVGAEPVVTSGAGR, from the coding sequence ATGCCCATGCGCCACACTCTCCTCGCCCTGCTCGTCGCCCTGCTGTGGGGGATCAACTTCCTCGCCATCCGGCTCTCCCTGGATCAGTTCCCCCCGCTGTTCCTGGTGGGCCTGCGATTCCTCCTGCTGGCACTGCCGGCGCTGCTCTTCGTCCCCTGGCCCAAGGTGCCGGTGAAGCATCTTCTGGGCTACGGGCTGGGATTCGGGACGCTGCAGTTCTTCGGCCTGTACCTGGGCATGGCGGCGGGCTTCCCGACGGGCCTCGCCTCCCTGGTGCTGCAGGCCTCGGCGCCGTTCACGGTCCTTCTGGGCGCCCTGCTGCTGAAGGAGCAGATCACCGCGCGTCGCGCGATCGGAGTAGGGGTGGCCGTGGCCGGTCTGGCCCTGGTCGGCCTCTCCCGCGGCAGTGTGGACGGCTGGACGCCGTTTCTGCTGGTGCTGCTGGGGGCCTTCGGCTGGGCGCTGGGCAACCTGGCATCGCGCAAGGCGCAGACCGACAAGCCGATGGCACTGGTGATGTGGATGGCCGTGGTGCCGCCGGTGCCGATGTTCGCCGTCGCATTCCTGGTCGAGGGACCGGAGGAGATCTGGACCTCGCTCAGCTCGTCGCTGAGCGCAGCGGCCCTGCCTGCATGGGCCGGACTCGCCTACACCGTGGTGGTGGGAACTGTGCTGGGCTCCGGCATCTGGGTCTGGCTGATGCGCAGGCACCCGGCCGGCGTCGTCGCGCCCTTCTCCATGCTTGTGCCGGTGGTGGGAATCCTGACCGCGTGGCTCGTCCTGGGCGAGGTGCCCACCTGGCTGGAACTGGGCGGCGGAGTGCTGGTGGTCGGTGGCGTGATCTTCGCATCCCGACGCGGCGCTCCGTCACCGACGACGACAGGCCCCGCTCCCAGTGTGGGGGCGGAGCCTGTGGTCACCAGCGGTGCGGGACGGTGA
- a CDS encoding BCCT family transporter, producing the protein MLLRLHDFFRLRTSPILFFGSAAIVIGFVVLTLLMPTGMGEFFGAGSGWIYDNLGWFYISGVTIFLIFLIYKASGRFGRIKLGADGDEPEHSDIAWFGMLFAAGIGTILMFWAVAEPANHFANPPREGQLGVEPRSMEAANEAMGFTLYHFGLHTWTIFALPGLAFAYFIYKRNLPPRVSSIFQPMLGDKIHGPIGKGIDILAIVGTIFGVAVSIGLGTLQIHAGLANLLGISDSAWNFIMIIAVVTVIATISAVLGVDKGIKRLSNFNIWTAIALLLFVLITGPTVFMLRGMIEWTGVYVSMLPELAFWNDTLADTGWQNGWTIFYWAWTVAWAPFVGIFIARISRGRSVRQFVAGVLGLPTLFTIIWFGIWGAGVFDIELNGDGGLVDTVLDDGVEGALFAFLNEFPLATLTSSIAIMLVGVFFVTSMDSCSLVLDDMCNGYEGKAPLHQRAFWTIAIGTIAAILLTATGEGGLAALQNVALVLGLPFFILGYFMMYNLSRAMREDAGEIGFLRTRRWLKTLPPEEYERRMEETDESLQEAVVAPDYHEGTQPENAPDVDHADQPPIVEQYRVRTGDLPTVGPAQPGGPHVGR; encoded by the coding sequence ATGCTGCTCCGCCTCCACGATTTCTTCAGGTTGAGAACCAGCCCGATCCTCTTCTTCGGATCCGCTGCCATCGTCATCGGGTTCGTCGTCCTGACCCTGCTCATGCCCACGGGGATGGGGGAGTTCTTCGGGGCCGGCTCCGGGTGGATCTACGACAACCTCGGCTGGTTCTACATCTCCGGTGTGACCATCTTCCTGATCTTCCTGATCTATAAGGCCTCGGGTCGCTTCGGCCGGATCAAGCTGGGCGCGGACGGCGACGAGCCCGAACATTCCGACATCGCCTGGTTCGGCATGCTCTTCGCCGCCGGCATCGGCACCATCCTGATGTTCTGGGCTGTGGCGGAGCCCGCCAACCACTTCGCGAACCCTCCGCGAGAAGGTCAGCTGGGCGTGGAGCCGCGCTCCATGGAGGCGGCCAATGAGGCGATGGGCTTCACCCTCTATCACTTCGGACTGCACACCTGGACGATCTTCGCGCTGCCGGGGCTGGCCTTCGCGTACTTCATCTACAAGAGGAACCTCCCCCCGCGGGTGTCCTCCATCTTCCAGCCCATGCTGGGTGACAAGATCCACGGTCCCATCGGCAAGGGCATCGACATCCTGGCCATCGTGGGCACGATCTTCGGTGTGGCCGTCTCCATCGGACTGGGCACGCTGCAGATCCATGCAGGTCTCGCCAATCTGCTCGGGATCAGCGACTCCGCGTGGAACTTCATCATGATCATCGCAGTGGTCACCGTGATCGCGACGATCTCAGCAGTGCTCGGCGTGGACAAGGGCATCAAGCGGCTCTCCAACTTCAACATCTGGACCGCTATCGCGCTGCTGCTCTTCGTGCTGATCACCGGTCCCACCGTCTTCATGCTGCGCGGCATGATCGAATGGACCGGCGTCTACGTCTCGATGCTTCCGGAGCTTGCGTTCTGGAACGACACGCTGGCGGACACGGGCTGGCAGAACGGCTGGACCATCTTCTACTGGGCCTGGACCGTGGCCTGGGCCCCCTTCGTCGGCATCTTCATCGCCCGCATCTCGCGGGGCCGCTCGGTGCGGCAGTTCGTCGCCGGCGTGCTGGGACTGCCGACCCTGTTCACCATCATCTGGTTCGGCATCTGGGGTGCAGGCGTCTTCGACATCGAGCTCAACGGGGACGGCGGTCTGGTGGACACCGTGCTGGACGACGGTGTGGAGGGCGCGCTCTTCGCCTTCCTCAACGAGTTCCCGCTGGCCACGCTGACCTCATCAATCGCGATCATGCTGGTGGGCGTCTTCTTCGTCACCTCCATGGACTCCTGCTCGCTGGTCCTGGATGACATGTGCAACGGCTATGAGGGCAAGGCCCCGCTGCACCAGCGGGCCTTCTGGACGATCGCCATCGGCACGATCGCTGCCATCCTGCTCACCGCCACCGGTGAGGGCGGGCTGGCCGCCCTGCAGAACGTCGCACTGGTCCTGGGACTGCCCTTCTTCATCCTGGGCTACTTCATGATGTACAACCTCTCCCGCGCCATGCGTGAGGACGCCGGCGAGATCGGATTCCTGCGCACACGCCGCTGGCTCAAGACGCTTCCCCCCGAGGAGTACGAGCGTCGCATGGAGGAGACGGACGAATCGCTGCAGGAGGCCGTGGTCGCCCCGGACTATCACGAGGGCACCCAGCCTGAGAATGCCCCCGACGTCGATCACGCCGACCAGCCGCCCATCGTGGAGCAGTACCGGGTGCGCACCGGTGACCTTCCCACCGTCGGTCCGGCACAGCCCGGAGGCCCGCACGTGGGACGGTGA
- a CDS encoding class I SAM-dependent methyltransferase translates to MSFPPGQTPDVQPSRLSQEFDFAALSPPPEAVDLLLLDTAAAWWEQGHPRDGVLILDDRSGALTLPILDSLISSAGRPGAACAAVEDAVSAVRVLQDELGAELGLQRNARRYELPAPVPQELPSLTEVEPAAFSGVHTVLMHLPRSLETLADWAWLIREHAASDVVVLAAGRDKHMNHSMNQVLEKHFTDVSAGRGRSKSRILTARTPRTEVPAVEPRTQTHQISVPGAAPTELTLCSMGATYGGTKLDPGTRLMLQTAEAQAGFPGAAEAVDFGSGNGTVSAFLALRHPELRVIATDHSASAVQSTRLTAAANGVADRVTTLRDDALSRFADSSAQLILLNPPFHQGNAVDPAAANRLIRAAARVLAPGGRLYCVFNSHLKHRAVLTREVGPTEQLARDSRFTVTVSTAS, encoded by the coding sequence ATGTCATTTCCCCCGGGGCAGACCCCCGATGTTCAGCCTTCACGCCTTTCCCAGGAGTTCGACTTCGCGGCGCTGAGTCCGCCGCCTGAGGCTGTGGACCTCCTGCTCCTCGACACGGCCGCAGCATGGTGGGAGCAGGGACACCCCCGCGACGGCGTGCTGATCCTGGACGACCGGTCCGGCGCGCTGACGCTGCCGATCCTGGATTCCCTGATCTCCTCGGCGGGGCGTCCCGGCGCCGCCTGTGCGGCGGTGGAGGATGCTGTCTCCGCAGTGCGGGTCCTCCAGGACGAGCTGGGCGCCGAGCTGGGGCTCCAGCGAAACGCACGACGCTACGAGCTTCCGGCGCCTGTGCCCCAGGAGCTGCCCAGCCTCACCGAGGTGGAGCCTGCGGCGTTCTCCGGTGTGCACACGGTGCTGATGCATCTGCCCCGATCACTCGAGACGCTGGCGGACTGGGCGTGGCTCATCCGCGAGCATGCCGCCTCCGACGTCGTGGTGCTGGCCGCGGGCCGGGACAAGCACATGAACCATTCGATGAACCAGGTGCTGGAGAAGCACTTCACCGATGTCTCCGCCGGCCGTGGCCGCTCCAAGTCCCGGATCCTCACCGCACGGACTCCGCGCACCGAGGTGCCGGCGGTCGAGCCCCGGACCCAGACGCACCAGATCAGCGTGCCCGGAGCGGCCCCCACGGAATTGACGCTGTGCAGCATGGGAGCCACCTATGGGGGCACGAAGCTGGATCCCGGCACGCGGCTGATGCTGCAGACGGCGGAGGCCCAGGCCGGGTTTCCCGGCGCGGCCGAGGCCGTGGACTTTGGATCGGGGAACGGCACGGTCAGTGCCTTCCTCGCGCTGCGCCACCCTGAGCTGCGCGTGATCGCCACCGACCATTCAGCCTCGGCCGTGCAGTCCACGAGGCTCACAGCTGCGGCCAACGGCGTGGCGGATCGGGTCACGACCCTGCGTGATGACGCGCTCTCGCGCTTCGCCGATTCCTCGGCGCAGCTGATCCTGCTCAATCCGCCCTTCCATCAGGGCAATGCGGTGGATCCGGCGGCGGCGAACCGGCTCATTCGGGCGGCCGCCAGGGTCCTCGCACCAGGGGGGCGGCTGTACTGCGTGTTCAACTCACATCTGAAGCACCGCGCGGTGCTGACCCGCGAGGTGGGCCCGACCGAGCAGCTCGCCCGGGACTCCCGCTTCACGGTGACCGTGTCCACCGCGTCCTGA
- the rpsA gene encoding 30S ribosomal protein S1: protein MTTTTTAPQVAVNDIGTAEEFLAAVDATMKYFNDGDLVEGTIVKVDRDEVLLDIGYKTEGVIPSRELSIKHDVNPDEVVAVGDLVEALVLTKEDKEGRLILSKKRAQYERAWGDIERIKEEDGVVSGTVIEVVKGGLILDIGLRGFLPASLVEMRRVRDLAPYIGQEIEAKIIELDKNRNNVVLSRRAWLEQTQSEVRSSFLNKLERGQVRTGTVSSIVNFGAFVDLGGVDGLVHVSELSWKHIDHPNEVVEVGQEVTVEVLEVDMDRERVSLSLKATQEDPWQTFARTHALGQVVPGKVTKLVPFGAFVRVEDGIEGLVHISELAVRHVDLAEQVVSVGDELFVKVIDIDLERRRISLSLKQANEGVDPEGAEFDPAVYGMDAQYDDAGNYLYPEGFDPETNEWMEGYDEQRSVWEAQYAKAQERWEAHKKQVVAAVEADAEAAAQATVGSSSSSSSSSSSSSKSEPAPSNYSSSQNTSSEDAGTLASDEALAALREKLTGNG, encoded by the coding sequence ATGACCACCACTACCACTGCCCCACAGGTCGCCGTCAATGACATCGGCACCGCAGAAGAGTTCCTCGCCGCAGTAGATGCGACTATGAAGTACTTCAACGACGGAGACCTCGTGGAGGGCACCATCGTCAAGGTCGACCGCGACGAGGTCCTCCTCGACATCGGGTACAAGACCGAAGGCGTCATCCCGTCCCGCGAGCTGTCCATCAAGCACGATGTGAACCCGGACGAAGTCGTCGCCGTCGGCGATCTGGTGGAGGCTCTGGTCCTCACCAAGGAGGACAAAGAAGGCCGCCTGATCCTCTCCAAGAAGCGGGCTCAGTACGAGCGCGCCTGGGGTGACATCGAGCGCATCAAGGAAGAGGACGGCGTCGTCTCCGGCACCGTCATCGAGGTCGTCAAGGGCGGCCTCATCCTCGACATCGGACTGCGCGGCTTCCTGCCCGCATCGCTGGTGGAGATGCGCCGGGTGCGGGACCTTGCTCCCTACATCGGTCAGGAGATCGAGGCCAAGATCATCGAGCTGGACAAGAACCGCAACAACGTGGTCCTGTCCCGCCGTGCATGGCTCGAGCAGACCCAGTCCGAGGTCCGCTCCTCCTTCCTCAACAAGCTCGAGCGCGGCCAGGTCCGCACGGGCACCGTCTCCTCGATCGTCAACTTCGGTGCGTTCGTGGACCTCGGCGGCGTCGACGGTCTGGTGCACGTCTCGGAGCTCTCCTGGAAGCACATCGATCACCCGAACGAGGTTGTCGAGGTCGGCCAGGAAGTCACCGTGGAGGTCCTCGAGGTGGACATGGATCGCGAACGCGTCTCCCTGTCCCTGAAGGCCACCCAGGAAGACCCATGGCAGACCTTCGCCCGCACTCATGCGCTGGGCCAGGTCGTCCCCGGCAAGGTCACCAAGCTGGTGCCCTTCGGCGCATTCGTCCGCGTGGAGGACGGCATCGAGGGCCTCGTGCACATCTCCGAGCTGGCAGTGCGCCACGTTGATCTCGCCGAGCAGGTCGTCTCCGTGGGCGACGAGCTCTTCGTCAAGGTCATCGACATCGATCTCGAGCGCCGCCGCATCAGCCTCTCGCTGAAGCAGGCCAACGAGGGCGTCGATCCCGAAGGCGCCGAGTTCGATCCGGCCGTCTACGGCATGGATGCTCAGTACGACGACGCCGGCAACTACCTCTACCCCGAGGGCTTCGATCCGGAGACCAACGAGTGGATGGAAGGCTACGACGAGCAGCGCTCCGTCTGGGAGGCCCAGTACGCCAAGGCCCAGGAGCGTTGGGAGGCGCACAAGAAGCAGGTCGTCGCCGCTGTCGAGGCCGACGCCGAAGCCGCCGCACAGGCGACTGTCGGTTCCAGCTCCAGCTCTTCCAGCTCGAGCAGCAGCTCCAGCAAGTCTGAGCCGGCTCCGTCGAACTACTCCTCCTCGCAGAACACCTCTTCTGAGGATGCCGGCACGCTGGCCTCCGACGAGGCGCTGGCTGCGCTGCGCGAGAAGCTCACCGGAAACGGCTGA
- a CDS encoding GNAT family N-acetyltransferase, with translation MADQHSPQQPEIAPLAAGLRSESFPAAMDPGGKTVDAQTAAFARTAQQGFYDPWLSDEQINRLGQALVKDEQILTGVYVDRDAAAEQYWGAALGEVGFDPAHPVGTFVDYDKTLNAGGPAGPLPARLITEVTVNASFRRRGILKHLMTSALSRAVADGMAVAALTVSEGGIYGRFGFGCATREASVRVDLGEGNGQGFALRSRPGGRVISADPVKLDDVIDSSFAGFHARTRGSIGRQKTYQLISTARMNPEDNSAWNRKLRAAVHVREDGSIGGYVTYRHEGWETTPGTIRIYDLIAADDQSHLALWGYIAGLDLVRRATVGTAPLSDPLQSALVNPRSYQVQKLSDVLWVRILDVVTALQARAWAGDGAFRLELEDALGITGGSFSVRVDDGAATVSPGADGPGSAGSGGGPAAAGTAQDIPTLQVSVETLGSLYLGDVSVRTLHAAGRLGTTTAADVDRISRIMDLATPPFCATHF, from the coding sequence GTGGCAGACCAACACTCACCCCAGCAGCCTGAGATCGCCCCGCTTGCAGCCGGACTCCGCAGCGAGTCCTTCCCCGCCGCCATGGACCCCGGCGGCAAGACCGTCGACGCGCAGACGGCTGCGTTCGCGCGCACCGCGCAGCAGGGCTTCTACGATCCCTGGCTCTCGGACGAGCAGATCAACCGTCTGGGCCAGGCGCTGGTCAAGGATGAGCAGATCCTCACCGGCGTCTACGTGGATCGTGACGCCGCCGCGGAGCAGTACTGGGGTGCCGCGCTGGGCGAGGTCGGCTTTGATCCGGCCCATCCGGTGGGCACCTTCGTCGACTATGACAAGACGCTCAACGCCGGCGGACCGGCCGGACCGCTGCCCGCGCGGCTGATCACCGAAGTCACCGTCAACGCGAGCTTCCGGCGCCGCGGCATCCTCAAGCACCTGATGACCTCCGCGCTCTCCCGCGCCGTGGCTGACGGCATGGCCGTGGCCGCGCTGACCGTCTCCGAGGGCGGCATCTACGGTCGGTTCGGCTTCGGCTGCGCCACCCGCGAGGCCAGCGTCCGCGTGGACCTGGGGGAGGGCAACGGTCAGGGCTTCGCGCTGCGCAGCAGGCCCGGCGGTCGTGTCATCTCCGCAGACCCGGTCAAGCTCGATGACGTCATCGACTCCAGCTTCGCCGGGTTCCACGCCCGCACGCGCGGCTCGATCGGCCGCCAGAAGACCTACCAGCTGATCAGCACCGCGCGGATGAACCCCGAGGACAACAGCGCCTGGAACCGGAAGCTGCGCGCGGCCGTGCATGTCCGCGAGGACGGCAGCATCGGCGGCTACGTCACCTACAGGCACGAGGGATGGGAGACCACGCCGGGCACCATCCGGATCTATGACCTGATCGCCGCCGATGATCAGAGCCACCTCGCGCTCTGGGGCTACATCGCCGGACTTGATCTGGTCCGCCGCGCCACGGTGGGCACCGCGCCACTCAGCGACCCGCTGCAGTCCGCACTGGTCAACCCGCGCAGCTACCAGGTGCAGAAGCTCAGCGACGTGCTCTGGGTGCGCATCCTCGACGTGGTCACAGCACTGCAGGCCCGCGCCTGGGCCGGCGACGGCGCGTTCCGCCTGGAGCTGGAGGACGCGCTGGGCATCACCGGCGGCAGCTTCAGCGTGAGAGTCGACGACGGCGCCGCCACCGTCAGCCCGGGCGCTGACGGTCCAGGATCGGCCGGCTCGGGCGGCGGCCCGGCTGCAGCAGGAACAGCGCAGGACATCCCGACGCTTCAGGTCAGCGTGGAGACCCTCGGCTCCCTCTACCTGGGCGACGTCTCAGTGCGCACGCTGCACGCCGCCGGCCGGCTCGGGACCACCACCGCGGCCGATGTGGACAGGATCTCCCGGATCATGGACCTGGCAACGCCACCCTTCTGCGCGACACATTTCTGA
- a CDS encoding maleate cis-trans isomerase family protein produces MTPEAQGLLSGPPSRAALGVVMPFDMELDAELWRWLPADVDLLVTRTPFLDDVVTVEFAREVAQARIVTDGVRGVTAGRADVVAYACTSGSFVRGRAGQEELVRAMTDVGARDAVTASGAIVEALVALGIRRVSTATPYLPSLSLLLESFLNEHGVTVAGSTELGLDRRIWEVPYAQTAELIRQADRPDAEAIVVSCTNLATYDLIAPLEAELGKPIITANQATMWAGLRRLGKLASGQGQSLLRMTAQPEQCGLPARPPYSPFPLVPELLAGSAVPAHALTGR; encoded by the coding sequence ATGACACCGGAAGCCCAGGGCCTGCTGTCCGGCCCGCCGTCCCGCGCGGCGCTCGGCGTCGTCATGCCGTTCGACATGGAGCTTGATGCAGAGCTGTGGCGCTGGCTCCCGGCCGACGTCGACCTGTTGGTGACCCGGACGCCGTTCTTGGACGACGTCGTCACCGTGGAGTTCGCGCGGGAGGTTGCGCAGGCGAGAATCGTCACCGATGGCGTGCGCGGTGTCACAGCCGGGCGCGCGGACGTGGTCGCCTACGCCTGCACGTCCGGGAGCTTCGTGCGTGGTCGGGCAGGACAGGAAGAGCTCGTTCGCGCGATGACGGACGTCGGCGCACGTGACGCGGTGACCGCATCCGGCGCGATCGTCGAGGCTCTGGTCGCCCTCGGGATCAGGCGTGTCTCCACTGCGACGCCGTATCTTCCGTCATTGTCGCTCCTGCTGGAATCGTTCCTCAACGAGCACGGCGTCACCGTGGCCGGCAGCACTGAGCTCGGGCTCGACAGGCGCATCTGGGAGGTCCCCTACGCGCAGACCGCGGAGCTGATCCGGCAGGCCGACAGGCCCGACGCCGAGGCCATCGTGGTCAGCTGCACCAATCTTGCTACGTACGACCTCATCGCACCGCTGGAGGCTGAACTGGGGAAGCCCATCATCACCGCCAACCAGGCAACCATGTGGGCCGGGCTGCGGCGCCTGGGAAAGCTCGCGAGCGGTCAGGGGCAGTCGCTGCTGCGGATGACGGCTCAGCCTGAGCAGTGCGGTCTCCCGGCACGGCCCCCGTATTCTCCGTTCCCGCTCGTGCCGGAGCTGCTTGCCGGAAGCGCCGTTCCTGCACATGCCCTGACGGGCCGCTGA
- a CDS encoding DUF3830 family protein: MARYLTITLEKRGVTARARLLDDEAPRTAEAVWQALPQSGQVFHGKFARNEIYALVPAFAAEEPGPENQTITPIPGDLCYFTFEGVLDNPAYGYDASAGTAENRLLIDLAVFYGRNNLLVNGDVGWVPGNVFATIEDGLSELAAACQDVWMGGARGETLSFARAETPGSE, from the coding sequence ATGGCCCGGTACCTCACCATCACCCTGGAGAAGCGCGGCGTCACCGCGAGGGCACGCCTGCTCGACGACGAGGCCCCGCGCACCGCCGAGGCCGTCTGGCAGGCTCTGCCCCAGTCCGGCCAGGTGTTCCACGGCAAGTTCGCGCGCAACGAGATCTACGCACTCGTCCCCGCCTTCGCCGCCGAGGAGCCCGGCCCCGAGAATCAGACGATCACGCCGATTCCGGGGGACCTGTGCTATTTCACGTTCGAGGGCGTGCTCGACAACCCCGCCTACGGGTACGACGCCTCCGCGGGGACCGCTGAGAACCGGCTGCTGATCGATCTGGCGGTGTTCTACGGACGCAACAACCTGCTGGTCAATGGTGACGTCGGGTGGGTTCCGGGGAATGTCTTCGCCACGATCGAGGACGGACTCAGCGAGCTTGCCGCCGCGTGCCAGGACGTCTGGATGGGCGGCGCCCGTGGGGAGACGCTGAGCTTCGCCCGCGCCGAGACGCCTGGGAGTGAGTGA
- a CDS encoding maleate cis-trans isomerase family protein: MHTPMHTLAILYPGYSAEDEFPALEQLIPNTSFRVIHTWEGSTEHDVDALLALGSQKNLVPAAEKARELSPGAAMWACTSGSFVYGRDGCREQAGWIEQAAGVPSSSTSLAFAEAVHHLGLSRVAVAATYPEDVASHFVQFLEQDGITVTALSTYDVPSGEDAGMLDAEWVLETARAADLADAQCLLIPDTALHTIAVLPRLEEARGVPVLTANQVTAWLGLRLAGHPARVEGLGALFSR, translated from the coding sequence ATGCACACCCCCATGCACACCCTCGCCATCCTCTACCCCGGATACAGCGCGGAGGACGAGTTCCCCGCCCTCGAGCAGCTCATTCCGAACACCTCTTTCCGGGTGATCCATACCTGGGAGGGCAGCACCGAGCACGATGTCGACGCGCTGCTGGCCCTGGGATCCCAGAAGAACCTGGTGCCGGCCGCAGAGAAGGCCCGCGAGCTCTCCCCCGGCGCGGCGATGTGGGCATGCACCTCGGGAAGCTTCGTCTATGGCCGGGATGGCTGCCGGGAGCAGGCCGGATGGATCGAGCAGGCCGCCGGCGTCCCGTCCTCCTCCACCTCGCTGGCCTTCGCCGAGGCGGTGCACCACCTGGGACTGAGCAGGGTCGCGGTGGCCGCGACCTATCCCGAGGACGTCGCCTCACACTTCGTGCAGTTCCTCGAACAGGACGGGATCACGGTGACCGCGCTGTCCACCTACGACGTGCCCAGCGGTGAGGACGCGGGCATGTTGGACGCCGAGTGGGTGCTCGAGACCGCCCGCGCCGCCGATCTGGCCGACGCTCAGTGCCTCCTGATTCCGGACACTGCACTGCACACGATCGCCGTGCTGCCCCGCCTCGAAGAGGCCCGGGGCGTGCCCGTGCTCACGGCCAACCAGGTCACTGCCTGGCTGGGGCTCCGGCTGGCCGGCCACCCTGCTCGCGTCGAGGGGCTCGGGGCCCTGTTCAGCCGCTGA